The following coding sequences are from one Desulfosporosinus orientis DSM 765 window:
- the dsrJ gene encoding sulfate reduction electron transfer complex DsrMKJOP subunit DsrJ, with translation MYKGGRIIASLIIFVGLFTIPFFYNLGKANAGPEIDAQQLADFQSIEPSVNMIANHPQMFNQWRDELVRNGKTVYVNSEGKEIDISLEKLEGTDQSSQFCVSCHNYTAVDPTCWDCHSGPEGATK, from the coding sequence ATGTATAAGGGCGGAAGAATTATTGCTTCACTCATTATCTTTGTTGGGCTTTTCACCATCCCCTTTTTCTACAACCTGGGAAAAGCTAACGCTGGACCTGAAATTGATGCCCAGCAGCTTGCAGATTTTCAGAGTATTGAGCCAAGTGTCAATATGATTGCTAATCACCCTCAAATGTTCAATCAATGGCGTGACGAATTAGTTCGGAATGGTAAGACAGTATATGTTAACAGTGAAGGAAAAGAGATTGACATCAGCTTAGAAAAATTAGAAGGAACAGATCAATCCAGTCAATTCTGTGTATCCTGCCACAACTATACTGCAGTAGACCCCACTTGTTGGGATTGCCATTCTGGTCCAGAGGGGGCAACGAAATGA
- the dsrK gene encoding sulfate reduction electron transfer complex DsrMKJOP subunit DsrK: MAPKVKLPKPGELSKIDFKLPATDWMDTPVEIKPGSVCWGSKEKDLLTLGLPNARSWQPTDEDWNVPEGWESTILDGIAERLSKYRSFKVFMDICVRCGACADKCHFYIASGDPKNMPVLRAELLRSVYKRYFTKSGKFLGRLAGARDLDMNVLKEWWSYFFQCTECRRCSVFCPYGIDQAEITIIGRELLNLVGLNIDWISGPAAACFMKGNHLGLEPHAIKGNIESMVDDIEDITGIRVNPTFNRKGAEILFVTPSGDLLGEPGVYTCMGYMMLFHELGLDYTWSTYASEGGNFGFFTSNDTAKKLNYKIYAEAKRLGVKYIIGGECGHMWRVLNQYMDTWHGPADFLEVPVSPITGTVFENAKSTKMIHISEFTADLIKHNKLKLDPSRNDNLKVTFHDSCNPSRGMGLLDEPREIIKAACNNFYEMPENTIREKTFCCGSGSGLNASENMEQRMRGGFPRANAVKYVREKHGVNMLANICAVDRAALPALMDYWNPGVGVTGVTELLANALVMKGEKERETNLRFEDLPVKGGNE, encoded by the coding sequence ATGGCACCGAAAGTTAAACTTCCTAAACCGGGAGAACTATCGAAGATAGATTTTAAGCTTCCGGCAACGGATTGGATGGATACACCAGTTGAGATCAAGCCTGGTAGCGTATGTTGGGGATCAAAAGAAAAAGATTTGCTGACTTTAGGTTTACCGAACGCAAGATCTTGGCAGCCAACCGACGAAGACTGGAATGTACCAGAGGGTTGGGAATCGACTATCTTGGATGGCATTGCAGAACGACTGAGTAAGTATCGCTCTTTCAAAGTCTTTATGGATATATGTGTAAGATGTGGCGCTTGTGCTGATAAATGCCACTTTTACATTGCCTCAGGCGATCCAAAGAACATGCCTGTATTGAGGGCTGAACTGTTAAGATCTGTCTATAAACGATATTTCACTAAGTCAGGAAAATTCCTTGGACGTTTAGCAGGGGCGAGAGACCTGGATATGAACGTACTCAAGGAATGGTGGTCCTACTTCTTCCAATGTACAGAATGCCGCCGCTGTTCTGTCTTCTGTCCTTATGGTATTGACCAGGCTGAGATTACCATTATTGGACGGGAACTTCTTAATCTAGTCGGTTTAAACATCGATTGGATCTCAGGACCGGCTGCTGCATGTTTTATGAAGGGTAATCACCTTGGCTTAGAACCCCATGCAATTAAAGGGAATATTGAATCCATGGTTGACGATATCGAGGATATTACCGGTATCAGAGTCAATCCGACCTTCAACAGGAAAGGTGCAGAGATACTGTTCGTCACTCCTTCAGGTGACCTGTTAGGAGAACCTGGGGTTTATACCTGTATGGGTTATATGATGCTCTTCCACGAGTTAGGCCTGGATTACACTTGGAGCACCTATGCTTCCGAGGGTGGTAACTTTGGTTTCTTCACATCCAATGATACGGCGAAGAAACTGAATTACAAAATCTATGCTGAAGCTAAACGTTTAGGAGTTAAATACATCATCGGCGGAGAGTGCGGTCATATGTGGCGTGTCCTTAACCAATACATGGATACCTGGCATGGACCTGCTGACTTCCTTGAAGTTCCGGTTTCGCCGATCACCGGGACAGTCTTTGAAAATGCTAAATCTACAAAGATGATTCATATCTCCGAATTTACGGCGGATTTGATTAAACACAATAAGTTGAAACTTGACCCAAGCCGCAATGACAACCTGAAGGTAACTTTCCATGATTCCTGCAATCCTTCTCGGGGTATGGGCTTGCTAGATGAGCCCAGAGAGATTATTAAAGCTGCATGTAATAACTTCTATGAAATGCCTGAAAACACCATTAGAGAGAAAACCTTCTGCTGCGGCAGCGGTTCGGGATTAAACGCTTCCGAAAATATGGAACAGCGTATGCGCGGCGGTTTTCCTAGAGCTAATGCTGTTAAGTATGTCAGAGAAAAACATGGAGTTAACATGTTAGCGAATATTTGCGCTGTAGACCGGGCTGCATTACCAGCTCTAATGGACTACTGGAACCCTGGTGTAGGGGTAACCGGTGTGACCGAATTGCTAGCTAATGCTTTGGTGATGAAAGGTGAGAAAGAAAGAGAAACCAACCTACGCTTTGAAGACTTGCCGGTAAAAGGGGGTAATGAGTAA